Proteins from a genomic interval of Paenibacillus sp. FSL H8-0048:
- a CDS encoding IS256 family transposase: protein MSILPESSLNNLFEKLVKDFVKDNMERLLRAEIQGFMDSEEAGASNSRNGYYTRDLHTKYGHIEDLQVPRDRQSLFQTQMFEPYQRRDGWLEEAVIQMYKSGMGTRDVARFIESMFGSHYSPTTVSNITATVLDDIHQWQKRPLSKRYSVIYLDGLYVKLKRGTVRGEVVYFAMGIDEEGQRQILGFYVGGQESSNGWREVLKDLYDRGAQEVLLGVFDGLPGLDAAFKETYPQADVQHCVVHKVRATFPKIRMEHKTDVLEALKTVYTAPDEVVARANFDTVKAKWNKLYPKEMRSWEEQLSTLLTFYKYPESIRKAIYTSNPIERMNKEIRKRLKPMNSLTNMDAAEKIVYLEMLEYNERHAGRVAQGFGMDAVKKKLKELFETRYPSLPTPEET from the coding sequence ATGAGTATTTTACCCGAAAGTTCTCTGAATAATCTATTTGAAAAACTTGTTAAAGATTTTGTGAAAGACAACATGGAACGCCTGTTGCGCGCCGAAATCCAGGGGTTTATGGACAGTGAAGAAGCCGGTGCCAGCAATAGTCGCAATGGCTACTATACGCGAGACTTACACACGAAATACGGCCATATCGAGGATCTTCAGGTGCCCCGGGACCGCCAAAGCCTTTTCCAGACGCAGATGTTTGAGCCGTACCAGCGGCGGGACGGATGGTTAGAAGAGGCCGTCATCCAAATGTACAAATCGGGCATGGGTACGCGGGATGTGGCCCGGTTCATTGAAAGTATGTTTGGCAGCCACTACTCCCCCACCACGGTCAGCAATATTACGGCTACGGTGCTGGACGATATCCACCAGTGGCAGAAACGGCCCCTGAGCAAACGGTACTCCGTGATCTACTTGGATGGGCTGTACGTGAAGCTGAAACGGGGCACGGTCCGTGGCGAAGTGGTCTACTTTGCGATGGGGATTGACGAGGAGGGACAGCGTCAAATTCTCGGGTTTTACGTGGGCGGCCAAGAGAGTTCGAATGGCTGGCGGGAGGTACTCAAAGACCTGTACGACCGCGGAGCGCAGGAAGTCCTGCTGGGTGTGTTTGACGGACTACCGGGGCTGGATGCGGCGTTTAAAGAGACCTATCCTCAGGCAGATGTACAGCATTGCGTAGTGCACAAAGTGCGGGCCACGTTCCCTAAAATCCGGATGGAGCACAAAACTGATGTCCTTGAAGCGTTGAAAACCGTATATACCGCACCGGATGAAGTGGTAGCCCGGGCTAACTTTGATACGGTCAAAGCGAAGTGGAACAAGCTATATCCGAAGGAAATGAGGTCCTGGGAGGAACAGTTATCCACACTCCTGACGTTCTACAAGTATCCGGAATCGATCCGTAAAGCGATCTACACGTCGAACCCCATCGAACGGATGAACAAGGAAATCCGCAAGCGTCTGAAACCGATGAACAGTCTGACGAACATGGATGCGGCAGAGAAAATCGTGTACCTGGAGATGCTGGAATACAATGAACGTCATGCAGGGCGGGTCGCCCAAGGCTTTGGCATGGATGCCGTTAAAAAGAAGCTAAAAGAGCTATTCGAAACACGCTATCCCTCTTTGCCCACACCGGAAGAGACATAG